The Acanthopagrus latus isolate v.2019 chromosome 6, fAcaLat1.1, whole genome shotgun sequence genome includes a region encoding these proteins:
- the LOC119020721 gene encoding ATR-interacting protein isoform X4, translated as MTCPPTKRLRGLNQGIATAMAFDDPFGDDEDFTQDDFDEIDIIASQAITSVPAPGLGSKPGPKPTELAHGSAWPPSTGQSKSLSRATSNQSRENTFGFSSNNRANAGMVSREPLGNRQQHFGSDREDSYSVLEAQHAELKRKLKEVEEEIVLKSGEIRVLRDSLKGAQQEKEAQRQNHILQETQRQKEQSEREKELNRKVQSLQSELQFKEAEINEIKTKLHSSDKNKMASPLPRNSPKVLNSLAQLHHGSGSSSSSPTANGFITKETFGANIPPRTTPVKTRRDGGGRGSSSGRSGDGQEVSRPDPFLSVRPAHLQHRGGVLLGLLLQQPLSPSSLGLSHLLSVSLTDIPPTSRLSAGLLLQPDAAVGGGEGGAPRAALSPVQSLAVTGLNMLSQSRPDTAASSRNKRSCPGAVLLLPLLDLHLSRLCQALDSLRSTSAGGSNSPAASSLPAGHAAPTAGLGRLEEASLSGFSVKDTGLAALRLLYLLMAHSDEVVEAVLSKESRSGVTDDKADRSAAGVGLCSQNALLQSVLQLCEAGQGSGGSEREELVLNALKTVCVLIERTPDTHTDRLQCVLPVVCVCLSADSRLQTVSECVSVLTSMSDHQTLARQLCSQHDPCVFLKLLQFIRSRADNQAAHTDWIHLDLQVVRLLSRLMTQRAESWTTNQHSTCQCYTELVQTVVIVFHRQWLDLRGSQELTDSTGPASPSQPCDGPTLPWWRGVAASLLRECLLLLHWLLLHHGSFSESCRPLLHMYDQVIPAVRDTLRKIPELSESEELALEEICRSEGDDTDDMDTDTGS; from the exons ATGACTTGCCCCCCAACCAAGCGCCTCAGAGGTCTGAACCAGGGTATAGCGACTGCGATGGCTTTTGATGACCCGTTTGGAGATGATGAAGACTTCACTCAGGATGACTTTGATGAGATTGACATCATCGCCTCGCAGGCCATCACCTCTGTCCCTGCCCCTGGGCTTGGGTCGAAACCAGGACCTAAACCAACAGAGCTGGCCCACGGGTCTGCCTGGCCGCCTTCTACAGGGCAGAGCAAATCTTTGAGCAGAGCCACAAgcaatcagagcagagagaacaCGTTcggcttcagcagcaacaacagagcgAATGCTGGAATGGTCAGCAGAGAGCCTCTCG GTAACAGGCAGCAGCATTTTGGGTCAGACAGAGAAGACTCCTACAGTGTGCTGGAGGCTCAGCATGCAGAGCTAAAGAGGAAG ctgaaggaggtggaggaggagattgTGTTGAAGAGCGGGGAGATCCGGGTCTTGAGGGACTCTCTGAAAGGAGCccagcaggagaaggaggccCAGAGGCAGAACCACATCCTGCAGGAGacgcagagacagaaagagcagAGCGAGAGGGAGAAGGAGCTCAACAGGAAG GTTCAATCTTTGCAGTCAGAGTTGCAGTTTAAAGAAGCAGAGATCAATGAGATAAAGACCAAACTGCACAGTTCggacaaaaacaagatggccTCTCCTCTGCCTAGAAACAG TCCTAAAGTGCTGAACAGTCTCGCCCAGTTGCATCATGGGAGcggcagcagctcctcctctccaACAGCAAATGGTTTCATCACAAAGGAGACCTTCGGAGCCAACATCCCTCCCAGAACGACGCCGGTGAAGAcgaggagagatggagggggcaGAGGGTCGTCCAGCGGCAGATCTGGTGATGGACAGGAAGTGTCTCGCCCAGACCCCTTCCTGTCCGTCAGACCTGCACACCTACAGCACCGag GTGGCGTTCTGCTCGGgttgttgctgcagcagccttTGTCTCCCAGCAGCCTCGGCCTCTCTCACCTGCTGTCAGTGAGTCTGACTGACATCCCCCCGACATCCAG GCTGTCAGCAGGTTTGCTGCTCCAACCAGATGCTGCAGTCGGTGGTGGTGAAGGTGGAGCTCCCAGAGCTGCTCTGAGCCCGGTCCAGAGTCTGGCTGTAACTGGACTCAACATGCTGAGTCAGAGCCGACCAGacactgcagccagcagcagaaacaaaag gtcgTGTCCCGGTGCagtcctgctcctccctctgttGGACCTTCACCTGTCTCGGCTCTGTCAGGCCCTCGACTCACTTCGCTCCACCTCTGCCGGTGGTTCAAACTCTCCTGCTGCTAGCTCGCTCCCAGCAGGCCATGCTGCTCCCACTGCTGGACTAGGGAGACTGGAGGAGGCTAGTTTGTCTGGTTTCAGTGTAAAGGACACTGGTTTGGCTGCTCTGAGGCTCCTCTACCTGCTGATGGCCCACAGTGACGAG GTGGTGGAGGCTGTGTTGTCAAAGGAAAGTCGGAGCGGAGTCACAGACGACAag GCTGACCGCTCTGCTGCAGGTGTTGGTCTGTGCTCCCAGAATGCCTTGCTGCAGTCAGTGTTGCAGCTCTGCGAAGCAGGACAAGGCAGCGGCGGCTCAGAGAGGGAAGAACTCGTCCTGAATGCGCTGAAGACCGTGTGTGTCCTTATTGAGAGgactccagacacacacactgacag gctgcagtgtgtgttgccggtggtgtgtgtgtgtttgtcagccgACAGCAGGTTGCAGACAGTTTCAGAGTGTGTGAGCGTCCTCACGTCCATGTCCGACCACCAGACACTGGCTCGGCAGCTCTGCTCTCAGCATG ATCCGTGTGTTTTCCTGAAGTTGTTGCAGTTCATCAGAAGCAGAGCTGACAACcaggcagcacacacagactggaTTCACTTGGACTTGCAG gTGGTTCGTTTGCTGAGCAGACTGATgactcagagagcagagagctggaCCACCAACCAGCACAGCACCTGCCAATGTTACACTGAG ctggtTCAGACAGTGGTGATTGTTTTCCATCGTCAGTGGTTGGATCTTCGTGGCTCTCAGGAGCTGACAGACTCAACAG gCCCGGCTTCGCCCTCGCAGCCGTGCGACGGCCCCACGTTACCATGGTGGCGCGGCGTGGCGGCGTCCCTCCTCAGagagtgtctgctgctgctgcactggctgctgctgcatcacGGCAGCTtctcagagagctgcaggcCGCTGCTGCACATGTACGACCAGGTGATCCCTGCTGTCCGAGACACGCTGAGGAAGATCCCCGAGCTGAGCGAGAGCGAAG AGCTCGCGTTGGAGGAGATCTGCCGCTCGGAGGGCGACGACACTGACGACATGGACACTGATactggctcctga
- the LOC119020721 gene encoding ATR-interacting protein isoform X1, translating to MTCPPTKRLRGLNQGIATAMAFDDPFGDDEDFTQDDFDEIDIIASQAITSVPAPGLGSKPGPKPTELAHGSAWPPSTGQSKSLSRATSNQSRENTFGFSSNNRANAGMVSREPLGNRQQHFGSDREDSYSVLEAQHAELKRKLKEVEEEIVLKSGEIRVLRDSLKGAQQEKEAQRQNHILQETQRQKEQSEREKELNRKVQSLQSELQFKEAEINEIKTKLHSSDKNKMASPLPRNSPKVLNSLAQLHHGSGSSSSSPTANGFITKETFGANIPPRTTPVKTRRDGGGRGSSSGRSGDGQEVSRPDPFLSVRPAHLQHRGGVLLGLLLQQPLSPSSLGLSHLLSVSLTDIPPTSSRLSAGLLLQPDAAVGGGEGGAPRAALSPVQSLAVTGLNMLSQSRPDTAASSRNKRSCPGAVLLLPLLDLHLSRLCQALDSLRSTSAGGSNSPAASSLPAGHAAPTAGLGRLEEASLSGFSVKDTGLAALRLLYLLMAHSDEVVEAVLSKESRSGVTDDKADRSAAGVGLCSQNALLQSVLQLCEAGQGSGGSEREELVLNALKTVCVLIERTPDTHTDRLQCVLPVVCVCLSADSRLQTVSECVSVLTSMSDHQTLARQLCSQHDPCVFLKLLQFIRSRADNQAAHTDWIHLDLQVVRLLSRLMTQRAESWTTNQHSTCQCYTELVQTVVIVFHRQWLDLRGSQELTDSTGPASPSQPCDGPTLPWWRGVAASLLRECLLLLHWLLLHHGSFSESCRPLLHMYDQVIPAVRDTLRKIPELSESEARSLQSKFSPGSGPTLAGLHQTHMSFISSS from the exons ATGACTTGCCCCCCAACCAAGCGCCTCAGAGGTCTGAACCAGGGTATAGCGACTGCGATGGCTTTTGATGACCCGTTTGGAGATGATGAAGACTTCACTCAGGATGACTTTGATGAGATTGACATCATCGCCTCGCAGGCCATCACCTCTGTCCCTGCCCCTGGGCTTGGGTCGAAACCAGGACCTAAACCAACAGAGCTGGCCCACGGGTCTGCCTGGCCGCCTTCTACAGGGCAGAGCAAATCTTTGAGCAGAGCCACAAgcaatcagagcagagagaacaCGTTcggcttcagcagcaacaacagagcgAATGCTGGAATGGTCAGCAGAGAGCCTCTCG GTAACAGGCAGCAGCATTTTGGGTCAGACAGAGAAGACTCCTACAGTGTGCTGGAGGCTCAGCATGCAGAGCTAAAGAGGAAG ctgaaggaggtggaggaggagattgTGTTGAAGAGCGGGGAGATCCGGGTCTTGAGGGACTCTCTGAAAGGAGCccagcaggagaaggaggccCAGAGGCAGAACCACATCCTGCAGGAGacgcagagacagaaagagcagAGCGAGAGGGAGAAGGAGCTCAACAGGAAG GTTCAATCTTTGCAGTCAGAGTTGCAGTTTAAAGAAGCAGAGATCAATGAGATAAAGACCAAACTGCACAGTTCggacaaaaacaagatggccTCTCCTCTGCCTAGAAACAG TCCTAAAGTGCTGAACAGTCTCGCCCAGTTGCATCATGGGAGcggcagcagctcctcctctccaACAGCAAATGGTTTCATCACAAAGGAGACCTTCGGAGCCAACATCCCTCCCAGAACGACGCCGGTGAAGAcgaggagagatggagggggcaGAGGGTCGTCCAGCGGCAGATCTGGTGATGGACAGGAAGTGTCTCGCCCAGACCCCTTCCTGTCCGTCAGACCTGCACACCTACAGCACCGag GTGGCGTTCTGCTCGGgttgttgctgcagcagccttTGTCTCCCAGCAGCCTCGGCCTCTCTCACCTGCTGTCAGTGAGTCTGACTGACATCCCCCCGACATCCAG CAGGCTGTCAGCAGGTTTGCTGCTCCAACCAGATGCTGCAGTCGGTGGTGGTGAAGGTGGAGCTCCCAGAGCTGCTCTGAGCCCGGTCCAGAGTCTGGCTGTAACTGGACTCAACATGCTGAGTCAGAGCCGACCAGacactgcagccagcagcagaaacaaaag gtcgTGTCCCGGTGCagtcctgctcctccctctgttGGACCTTCACCTGTCTCGGCTCTGTCAGGCCCTCGACTCACTTCGCTCCACCTCTGCCGGTGGTTCAAACTCTCCTGCTGCTAGCTCGCTCCCAGCAGGCCATGCTGCTCCCACTGCTGGACTAGGGAGACTGGAGGAGGCTAGTTTGTCTGGTTTCAGTGTAAAGGACACTGGTTTGGCTGCTCTGAGGCTCCTCTACCTGCTGATGGCCCACAGTGACGAG GTGGTGGAGGCTGTGTTGTCAAAGGAAAGTCGGAGCGGAGTCACAGACGACAag GCTGACCGCTCTGCTGCAGGTGTTGGTCTGTGCTCCCAGAATGCCTTGCTGCAGTCAGTGTTGCAGCTCTGCGAAGCAGGACAAGGCAGCGGCGGCTCAGAGAGGGAAGAACTCGTCCTGAATGCGCTGAAGACCGTGTGTGTCCTTATTGAGAGgactccagacacacacactgacag gctgcagtgtgtgttgccggtggtgtgtgtgtgtttgtcagccgACAGCAGGTTGCAGACAGTTTCAGAGTGTGTGAGCGTCCTCACGTCCATGTCCGACCACCAGACACTGGCTCGGCAGCTCTGCTCTCAGCATG ATCCGTGTGTTTTCCTGAAGTTGTTGCAGTTCATCAGAAGCAGAGCTGACAACcaggcagcacacacagactggaTTCACTTGGACTTGCAG gTGGTTCGTTTGCTGAGCAGACTGATgactcagagagcagagagctggaCCACCAACCAGCACAGCACCTGCCAATGTTACACTGAG ctggtTCAGACAGTGGTGATTGTTTTCCATCGTCAGTGGTTGGATCTTCGTGGCTCTCAGGAGCTGACAGACTCAACAG gCCCGGCTTCGCCCTCGCAGCCGTGCGACGGCCCCACGTTACCATGGTGGCGCGGCGTGGCGGCGTCCCTCCTCAGagagtgtctgctgctgctgcactggctgctgctgcatcacGGCAGCTtctcagagagctgcaggcCGCTGCTGCACATGTACGACCAGGTGATCCCTGCTGTCCGAGACACGCTGAGGAAGATCCCCGAGCTGAGCGAGAGCGAAG
- the LOC119020721 gene encoding ATR-interacting protein isoform X3, which produces MTCPPTKRLRGLNQGIATAMAFDDPFGDDEDFTQDDFDEIDIIASQAITSVPAPGLGSKPGPKPTELAHGSAWPPSTGQSKSLSRATSNQSRENTFGFSSNNRANAGMVSREPLGNRQQHFGSDREDSYSVLEAQHAELKRKLKEVEEEIVLKSGEIRVLRDSLKGAQQEKEAQRQNHILQETQRQKEQSEREKELNRKVQSLQSELQFKEAEINEIKTKLHSSDKNKMASPLPRNSPKVLNSLAQLHHGSGSSSSSPTANGFITKETFGANIPPRTTPVKTRRDGGGRGSSSGRSGDGQEVSRPDPFLSVRPAHLQHRGGVLLGLLLQQPLSPSSLGLSHLLSVSLTDIPPTSSRLSAGLLLQPDAAVGGGEGGAPRAALSPVQSLAVTGLNMLSQSRPDTAASSRNKRSCPGAVLLLPLLDLHLSRLCQALDSLRSTSAGGSNSPAASSLPAGHAAPTAGLGRLEEASLSGFSVKDTGLAALRLLYLLMAHSDEVVEAVLSKESRSGVTDDKADRSAAGVGLCSQNALLQSVLQLCEAGQGSGGSEREELVLNALKTVCVLIERTPDTHTDRLQCVLPVVCVCLSADSRLQTVSECVSVLTSMSDHQTLARQLCSQHDPCVFLKLLQFIRSRADNQAAHTDWIHLDLQVVRLLSRLMTQRAESWTTNQHSTCQCYTELVQTVVIVFHRQWLDLRGSQELTDSTGPASPSQPCDGPTLPWWRGVAASLLRECLLLLHWLLLHHGSFSESCRPLLHMYDQVIPAVRDTLRKIPELSESEELALEEICRSEGDDTDDMDTDTGS; this is translated from the exons ATGACTTGCCCCCCAACCAAGCGCCTCAGAGGTCTGAACCAGGGTATAGCGACTGCGATGGCTTTTGATGACCCGTTTGGAGATGATGAAGACTTCACTCAGGATGACTTTGATGAGATTGACATCATCGCCTCGCAGGCCATCACCTCTGTCCCTGCCCCTGGGCTTGGGTCGAAACCAGGACCTAAACCAACAGAGCTGGCCCACGGGTCTGCCTGGCCGCCTTCTACAGGGCAGAGCAAATCTTTGAGCAGAGCCACAAgcaatcagagcagagagaacaCGTTcggcttcagcagcaacaacagagcgAATGCTGGAATGGTCAGCAGAGAGCCTCTCG GTAACAGGCAGCAGCATTTTGGGTCAGACAGAGAAGACTCCTACAGTGTGCTGGAGGCTCAGCATGCAGAGCTAAAGAGGAAG ctgaaggaggtggaggaggagattgTGTTGAAGAGCGGGGAGATCCGGGTCTTGAGGGACTCTCTGAAAGGAGCccagcaggagaaggaggccCAGAGGCAGAACCACATCCTGCAGGAGacgcagagacagaaagagcagAGCGAGAGGGAGAAGGAGCTCAACAGGAAG GTTCAATCTTTGCAGTCAGAGTTGCAGTTTAAAGAAGCAGAGATCAATGAGATAAAGACCAAACTGCACAGTTCggacaaaaacaagatggccTCTCCTCTGCCTAGAAACAG TCCTAAAGTGCTGAACAGTCTCGCCCAGTTGCATCATGGGAGcggcagcagctcctcctctccaACAGCAAATGGTTTCATCACAAAGGAGACCTTCGGAGCCAACATCCCTCCCAGAACGACGCCGGTGAAGAcgaggagagatggagggggcaGAGGGTCGTCCAGCGGCAGATCTGGTGATGGACAGGAAGTGTCTCGCCCAGACCCCTTCCTGTCCGTCAGACCTGCACACCTACAGCACCGag GTGGCGTTCTGCTCGGgttgttgctgcagcagccttTGTCTCCCAGCAGCCTCGGCCTCTCTCACCTGCTGTCAGTGAGTCTGACTGACATCCCCCCGACATCCAG CAGGCTGTCAGCAGGTTTGCTGCTCCAACCAGATGCTGCAGTCGGTGGTGGTGAAGGTGGAGCTCCCAGAGCTGCTCTGAGCCCGGTCCAGAGTCTGGCTGTAACTGGACTCAACATGCTGAGTCAGAGCCGACCAGacactgcagccagcagcagaaacaaaag gtcgTGTCCCGGTGCagtcctgctcctccctctgttGGACCTTCACCTGTCTCGGCTCTGTCAGGCCCTCGACTCACTTCGCTCCACCTCTGCCGGTGGTTCAAACTCTCCTGCTGCTAGCTCGCTCCCAGCAGGCCATGCTGCTCCCACTGCTGGACTAGGGAGACTGGAGGAGGCTAGTTTGTCTGGTTTCAGTGTAAAGGACACTGGTTTGGCTGCTCTGAGGCTCCTCTACCTGCTGATGGCCCACAGTGACGAG GTGGTGGAGGCTGTGTTGTCAAAGGAAAGTCGGAGCGGAGTCACAGACGACAag GCTGACCGCTCTGCTGCAGGTGTTGGTCTGTGCTCCCAGAATGCCTTGCTGCAGTCAGTGTTGCAGCTCTGCGAAGCAGGACAAGGCAGCGGCGGCTCAGAGAGGGAAGAACTCGTCCTGAATGCGCTGAAGACCGTGTGTGTCCTTATTGAGAGgactccagacacacacactgacag gctgcagtgtgtgttgccggtggtgtgtgtgtgtttgtcagccgACAGCAGGTTGCAGACAGTTTCAGAGTGTGTGAGCGTCCTCACGTCCATGTCCGACCACCAGACACTGGCTCGGCAGCTCTGCTCTCAGCATG ATCCGTGTGTTTTCCTGAAGTTGTTGCAGTTCATCAGAAGCAGAGCTGACAACcaggcagcacacacagactggaTTCACTTGGACTTGCAG gTGGTTCGTTTGCTGAGCAGACTGATgactcagagagcagagagctggaCCACCAACCAGCACAGCACCTGCCAATGTTACACTGAG ctggtTCAGACAGTGGTGATTGTTTTCCATCGTCAGTGGTTGGATCTTCGTGGCTCTCAGGAGCTGACAGACTCAACAG gCCCGGCTTCGCCCTCGCAGCCGTGCGACGGCCCCACGTTACCATGGTGGCGCGGCGTGGCGGCGTCCCTCCTCAGagagtgtctgctgctgctgcactggctgctgctgcatcacGGCAGCTtctcagagagctgcaggcCGCTGCTGCACATGTACGACCAGGTGATCCCTGCTGTCCGAGACACGCTGAGGAAGATCCCCGAGCTGAGCGAGAGCGAAG AGCTCGCGTTGGAGGAGATCTGCCGCTCGGAGGGCGACGACACTGACGACATGGACACTGATactggctcctga
- the trib3 gene encoding tribbles homolog 3, whose translation MNKGVSTARSQVCLKRLLDKPQENLPKCKVARLTPHPPATGLSPCLEPRSPAPETNQSQSPSRVGQYFLFERCEGEETYRAEHAQTKQQYTCQVIPLRGYQDRLAAYIRIGDHENICGLQDVVIGQDSVYVFLPGHHGDMHAYVRSRKRLGEEEAQLLFTQVLNAVTHCHQRGVVLRDLKLRRFVFTDEHRTRLALLGLNDCILLQDNHGDDSLTDRHGCPAYVSPELLTNGKGSYSGRAADIWSLGVSLYTMLIGRYPFQDTQPAALFAKIRRGAFSLPDWLSPQAKCLIGCMLRKSPAERLEASELLMHPWLTNPCAPHQNVHKAHHSSPKTLQSKQEDDDQVVPTWTEKH comes from the exons ATGAACAAAGGTGTATCTACAGCCaggtctcaggtgtgtctgAAGAGACTGTTGGACAAGCCCCAGGAAAATTTACCCAAATGTAAAGTAGCCCGCCTGACTCCGCACCCTCCTGCCACCGGCCTATCACCCTGCCTCGAGCCCAGAAGCCCCGCCCCCGAGACCAACCAGAGCCAATCCCCATCCAGAGTTGGACAGTATTTCCTGTTTGAACGCTGCGAGGGGGAGGAGACTTACAGGGCGGAGCACGcccaaacaaaacagcaatacaCCTGCCAG GTGATTCCTCTCCGTGGTTACCAGGACCGCTTGGCTGCCTACATCCGCATCGGTGACCATGAAAACATCTGCGGCCTGCAGGACGTGGTGATTGGCCAGGACAGCGTGTATGTCTTCCTGCCCGGTCACCACGGCGACATGCACGCGTACGTGAGAAGCAGGAAGCGCCTCGGCGAGGAGGAGGCGCAGCTTCTGTTCACTCAGGTGCTGAACGCCGTGACGCACTGTCATCAGCGCGGAGTCGTCCTGAGAGACCTGAAGCTCCGCAGGTTCGTCTTCACCGACGAGCACAG gacTCGTCTCGCCCTGCTTGGCCTCAACGACTGCATCCTCCTGCAAGATAACCATGGCGACgactctctgacagacagacacggcTGCCCCGCCTACGTCAGCCCCGAGCTGCTGACCAATGGGAAAGGCTCTTACTCAGGCCGCGCCGCAGACATCTGGAGCCTGGGCGTGTCTCTGTACACCATGCTGATTGGACGATACCCATTTCAGGACACGCAGCCCGCCGCGCTGTTCGCCAAGATCCGCCGCGGGGCCTTCAGCCTGCCTGATTGGCTGTCCCCTCAAGCCAAgtgtctgattggctgcatgCTGAGGAAGTCGCCCGCAGAGAGGCTGGAGGCTTCGGAGCTGCTGATGCACCCGTGGCTGACCAATCCCTGCGCGCCACATCAGAACGTGCACAAGGCGCATCACAGCTCACCAAAAACATTACAGAGCAAACAAGAGGACGACGACCAGGTGGTGCCGACGTGGACAgaaaaacactaa
- the LOC119020721 gene encoding ATR-interacting protein isoform X2, whose product MTCPPTKRLRGLNQGIATAMAFDDPFGDDEDFTQDDFDEIDIIASQAITSVPAPGLGSKPGPKPTELAHGSAWPPSTGQSKSLSRATSNQSRENTFGFSSNNRANAGMVSREPLGNRQQHFGSDREDSYSVLEAQHAELKRKLKEVEEEIVLKSGEIRVLRDSLKGAQQEKEAQRQNHILQETQRQKEQSEREKELNRKVQSLQSELQFKEAEINEIKTKLHSSDKNKMASPLPRNSPKVLNSLAQLHHGSGSSSSSPTANGFITKETFGANIPPRTTPVKTRRDGGGRGSSSGRSGDGQEVSRPDPFLSVRPAHLQHRGGVLLGLLLQQPLSPSSLGLSHLLSVSLTDIPPTSRLSAGLLLQPDAAVGGGEGGAPRAALSPVQSLAVTGLNMLSQSRPDTAASSRNKRSCPGAVLLLPLLDLHLSRLCQALDSLRSTSAGGSNSPAASSLPAGHAAPTAGLGRLEEASLSGFSVKDTGLAALRLLYLLMAHSDEVVEAVLSKESRSGVTDDKADRSAAGVGLCSQNALLQSVLQLCEAGQGSGGSEREELVLNALKTVCVLIERTPDTHTDRLQCVLPVVCVCLSADSRLQTVSECVSVLTSMSDHQTLARQLCSQHDPCVFLKLLQFIRSRADNQAAHTDWIHLDLQVVRLLSRLMTQRAESWTTNQHSTCQCYTELVQTVVIVFHRQWLDLRGSQELTDSTGPASPSQPCDGPTLPWWRGVAASLLRECLLLLHWLLLHHGSFSESCRPLLHMYDQVIPAVRDTLRKIPELSESEARSLQSKFSPGSGPTLAGLHQTHMSFISSS is encoded by the exons ATGACTTGCCCCCCAACCAAGCGCCTCAGAGGTCTGAACCAGGGTATAGCGACTGCGATGGCTTTTGATGACCCGTTTGGAGATGATGAAGACTTCACTCAGGATGACTTTGATGAGATTGACATCATCGCCTCGCAGGCCATCACCTCTGTCCCTGCCCCTGGGCTTGGGTCGAAACCAGGACCTAAACCAACAGAGCTGGCCCACGGGTCTGCCTGGCCGCCTTCTACAGGGCAGAGCAAATCTTTGAGCAGAGCCACAAgcaatcagagcagagagaacaCGTTcggcttcagcagcaacaacagagcgAATGCTGGAATGGTCAGCAGAGAGCCTCTCG GTAACAGGCAGCAGCATTTTGGGTCAGACAGAGAAGACTCCTACAGTGTGCTGGAGGCTCAGCATGCAGAGCTAAAGAGGAAG ctgaaggaggtggaggaggagattgTGTTGAAGAGCGGGGAGATCCGGGTCTTGAGGGACTCTCTGAAAGGAGCccagcaggagaaggaggccCAGAGGCAGAACCACATCCTGCAGGAGacgcagagacagaaagagcagAGCGAGAGGGAGAAGGAGCTCAACAGGAAG GTTCAATCTTTGCAGTCAGAGTTGCAGTTTAAAGAAGCAGAGATCAATGAGATAAAGACCAAACTGCACAGTTCggacaaaaacaagatggccTCTCCTCTGCCTAGAAACAG TCCTAAAGTGCTGAACAGTCTCGCCCAGTTGCATCATGGGAGcggcagcagctcctcctctccaACAGCAAATGGTTTCATCACAAAGGAGACCTTCGGAGCCAACATCCCTCCCAGAACGACGCCGGTGAAGAcgaggagagatggagggggcaGAGGGTCGTCCAGCGGCAGATCTGGTGATGGACAGGAAGTGTCTCGCCCAGACCCCTTCCTGTCCGTCAGACCTGCACACCTACAGCACCGag GTGGCGTTCTGCTCGGgttgttgctgcagcagccttTGTCTCCCAGCAGCCTCGGCCTCTCTCACCTGCTGTCAGTGAGTCTGACTGACATCCCCCCGACATCCAG GCTGTCAGCAGGTTTGCTGCTCCAACCAGATGCTGCAGTCGGTGGTGGTGAAGGTGGAGCTCCCAGAGCTGCTCTGAGCCCGGTCCAGAGTCTGGCTGTAACTGGACTCAACATGCTGAGTCAGAGCCGACCAGacactgcagccagcagcagaaacaaaag gtcgTGTCCCGGTGCagtcctgctcctccctctgttGGACCTTCACCTGTCTCGGCTCTGTCAGGCCCTCGACTCACTTCGCTCCACCTCTGCCGGTGGTTCAAACTCTCCTGCTGCTAGCTCGCTCCCAGCAGGCCATGCTGCTCCCACTGCTGGACTAGGGAGACTGGAGGAGGCTAGTTTGTCTGGTTTCAGTGTAAAGGACACTGGTTTGGCTGCTCTGAGGCTCCTCTACCTGCTGATGGCCCACAGTGACGAG GTGGTGGAGGCTGTGTTGTCAAAGGAAAGTCGGAGCGGAGTCACAGACGACAag GCTGACCGCTCTGCTGCAGGTGTTGGTCTGTGCTCCCAGAATGCCTTGCTGCAGTCAGTGTTGCAGCTCTGCGAAGCAGGACAAGGCAGCGGCGGCTCAGAGAGGGAAGAACTCGTCCTGAATGCGCTGAAGACCGTGTGTGTCCTTATTGAGAGgactccagacacacacactgacag gctgcagtgtgtgttgccggtggtgtgtgtgtgtttgtcagccgACAGCAGGTTGCAGACAGTTTCAGAGTGTGTGAGCGTCCTCACGTCCATGTCCGACCACCAGACACTGGCTCGGCAGCTCTGCTCTCAGCATG ATCCGTGTGTTTTCCTGAAGTTGTTGCAGTTCATCAGAAGCAGAGCTGACAACcaggcagcacacacagactggaTTCACTTGGACTTGCAG gTGGTTCGTTTGCTGAGCAGACTGATgactcagagagcagagagctggaCCACCAACCAGCACAGCACCTGCCAATGTTACACTGAG ctggtTCAGACAGTGGTGATTGTTTTCCATCGTCAGTGGTTGGATCTTCGTGGCTCTCAGGAGCTGACAGACTCAACAG gCCCGGCTTCGCCCTCGCAGCCGTGCGACGGCCCCACGTTACCATGGTGGCGCGGCGTGGCGGCGTCCCTCCTCAGagagtgtctgctgctgctgcactggctgctgctgcatcacGGCAGCTtctcagagagctgcaggcCGCTGCTGCACATGTACGACCAGGTGATCCCTGCTGTCCGAGACACGCTGAGGAAGATCCCCGAGCTGAGCGAGAGCGAAG